Proteins encoded in a region of the Sugiyamaella lignohabitans strain CBS 10342 chromosome B, complete sequence genome:
- the CDC14 gene encoding phosphoprotein phosphatase CDC14 (Protein phosphatase required for mitotic exit; required for rDNA segregation; located in nucleolus until liberated by the FEAR and Mitotic Exit Network in anaphase, enabling it to effect a decrease in CDK/B-cyclin activity and mitotic exit; required for meiosis I spindle disassembly; released from nucleolus upon entry into anaphase I of meiosis, resequestered in metaphase II, then released again upon entry into anaphase II; maintained in nucleolus by Cdc55p in early meiosis; GO_component: GO:0030869 - RENT complex [Evidence IDA] [PMID 10219244]; GO_component: GO:0005935 - cellular bud neck [Evidence IEA]; GO_component: GO:0005737 - cytoplasm [Evidence IEA,IEA]; GO_component: GO:0005730 - nucleolus [Evidence IEA]; GO_component: GO:0005730 - nucleolus [Evidence IDA] [PMID 12062061]; GO_component: GO:0005634 - nucleus [Evidence IEA]; GO_component: GO:0005634 - nucleus [Evidence IDA] [PMID 11914276]; GO_component: GO:0005816 - spindle pole body [Evidence IDA] [PMID 12062061]; GO_function: GO:0016787 - hydrolase activity [Evidence IEA]; GO_function: GO:0016791 - phosphatase activity [Evidence IEA]; GO_function: GO:0004721 - phosphoprotein phosphatase activity [Evidence IEA]; GO_function: GO:0004721 - phosphoprotein phosphatase activity [Evidence IDA] [PMID 24319056]; GO_function: GO:0004721 - phosphoprotein phosphatase activity [Evidence IDA] [PMID 9295359]; GO_function: GO:0004725 - protein tyrosine phosphatase activity [Evidence IEA,IEA]; GO_function: GO:0008138 - protein tyrosine/serine/threonine phosphatase activity [Evidence IEA]; GO_process: GO:0007049 - cell cycle [Evidence IEA]; GO_process: GO:0051301 - cell division [Evidence IEA]; GO_process: GO:0051304 - chromosome separation [Evidence IMP] [PMID 16769819]; GO_process: GO:0016311 - dephosphorylation [Evidence IEA]; GO_process: GO:0007126 - meiotic nuclear division [Evidence IEA]; GO_process: GO:0051229 - meiotic spindle disassembly [Evidence IMP] [PMID 12737806]; GO_process: GO:0000278 - mitotic cell cycle [Evidence IMP] [PMID 6749599]; GO_process: GO:0007067 - mitotic nuclear division [Evidence IEA]; GO_process: GO:0035335 - peptidyl-tyrosine dephosphorylation [Evidence IEA,IEA]; GO_process: GO:0006470 - protein dephosphorylation [Evidence IEA]; GO_process: GO:0006470 - protein dephosphorylation [Evidence IMP] [PMID 20923974]; GO_process: GO:0006470 - protein dephosphorylation [Evidence IDA] [PMID 9295359]; GO_process: GO:0007096 - regulation of exit from mitosis [Evidence IGI,IPI] [PMID 10219244]) gives MVLIQSWPPHLVLAPIAQADPPFMPFRDAGYAVADFTMTIQDVVYGVWRAKEQKLLDLKAFNLEEYELYERVDQGDFNEIPPHFIAFASPQQADYESPLPYSFSQVLDYFEAHQVKLVVRLNSHLYNKEEFEARGIKHIDLIFDDGTCPTMLFVQAFIGAVEGVIAQNGKVAVHCKAGLGRTGCLIGAHLIYTYGFTAAEAIAYMRFLRPGMVVGPQQHWLYLHQNEFREWRRTMCVSKNSDPSLAGYSPLVDVEKELGQHGARSRRVLGTGQPPKTPERSILGEVDNTNSALPVPTPGQPRKNSPSPAHRQASNQLSVLRGNAKPPIDDNDNENYNGRTKIARPINGGANSDDEDFDDLVLANESQPQLLVQKSPKRTVTDTLSQQQQIIMARKLRSTSNPSPQRVRQPRPPSYQYKTTTTTTTTTTTLSSSPPQSPVGVSAIDGPPSVTRRSTRLASGSGGVRKVSAGTVRRK, from the coding sequence ATGGTACTAATTCAGTCATGGCCTCCTCATTTGGTACTTGCTCCCATTGCTCAGGCTGATCCTCCATTCATGCCATTCCGTGATGCTGGCTATGCAGTAGCAGATTTCACTATGACTATCCAAGATGTCGTATATGGAGTGTGGCGAGCCAAAGAGCAAAAGCTTTTAGATTTAAAGGCATTTAACCTTGAAGAGTACGAACTGTATGAACGGGTTGACCAAGGTGACTTTAACGAAATCCCTCCTCATTTTATTGCTTTTGCATCACCCCAGCAAGCTGATTACGAATCTCCATTACCATACTCGTTTAGCCAAGTTCTAGATTACTTTGAAGCTCACCAGGTTAAGCTTGTAGTCAGGTTAAACTCGCATTTATACAATAAGGAAGAGTTTGAAGCAAGAGGCATTAAACACATAgatttaatttttgatgACGGTACATGTCCTACGATGCTTTTCGTGCAAGCTTttattggtgctgttgaGGGCGTCATTGCACAAAATGGAAAAGTGGCTGTACACTGTAAAGCAGGCTTGGGCCGTACTGGATGTCTTATAGGAGCACATCTTATCTACACCTATGGATTCACAGCTGCCGAAGCTATCGCTTATATGAGATTCCTTAGACCAGGAATGGTTGTAGGACCCCAGCAACATTGGTTATACTTGCATCAGAATGAATTCAGAGAATGGCGTAGAACCATGTGTGTCTCCAAGAACAGCGACCCAAGCCTGGCTGGATATAGCCCACTTGTAGATGTTGAGAAAGAACTAGGTCAACATGGTGCCCGTTCTCGAAGAGTACTTGGCACGGGCCAGCCTCCAAAAACTCCAGAAAGAAGTATCTTGGGAGAAGTAGACAATACAAATTCGGCATTGCCCGTACCAACACCCGGACAGCCAAGAAAGAACAGTCCATCACCCGCTCATAGACAGGCATCCAACCAATTATCGGTGCTGAGAGGAAATGCTAAGCCTCCAATTGATGACAATGATAACGAAAATTATAATGGAAGAACCAAAATAGCCAGACCTATAAATGGCGGTGCAAACagcgatgacgaagatttTGATGACTTGGTCCTTGCCAACGAGTCTCAACCTCAATTACTTGTACAAAAGTCTCCTAAAAGAACTGTGACAGATACTCTGtcccaacaacaacaaataataatggcCAGGAAGTTACGATCCACCTCCAATCCGTCGCCACAAAGGGTTCGTCAGCCAAGACCTCCCAGCTATCAGTacaaaacaacaactaCTACGACAACCACAACGACCACGCTATCATCCTCACCACCTCAGTCACCTGTTGGAGTTTCTGCCATAGATGGCCCTCCATCCGTCACCAGACGTTCTACAAGATTGGCTAGTGGTTCTGGAGGTGTCCGAAAAGTCAGCGCTGGCACTGTAaggagaaaataa